ATCGGCTGGCGCGCCGCCTCGCTGCGGAATCCCTGGTGCTGCTCAAGAACGAGGACGATGTACTGCCCATCGGTGACGAGGTCCGCCGCATCGCGGTCATCGGCTCGCCGGCCCTTCAACCGGTGATCCAGGGATCGGGTTGCGCCACCACTCGCGCCCGCCACCTGGACGTCCCGCTGGAGGAAATCCGCGCCCTGGCCGGAGACGCCCGGCAGGTGGAATACGCGATGGGCACCGGGGCGGATGGGGCGATGGACCCGTTGGCGGAGGCCGAGGCGATGACCCTGGCGCGCCGGGCCGACCTGGTGGTGCTCTTCGTCAGCACCCCGGTGGGCATGGATGGGGAGAACGGCGACCGCCGGGACCTGGATATCCTGCCCGCCCACGCGCGGCTCCTGGACGCCGTCGCCGGTGTCCAGTCGCGGCTGGTCGTGGTGCTGTCCAGCGGCGATGCGGTGCTGATGCCCTGGCTGGAGCAGGTGCGGGCGCTGCTGCTCACCTTCTTCGGCGGCCAGGGCATGGGCCATGCCGTGGCCGAGGTGCTGTTCGGCCGGACCAATCCCAGTGGACGCCTCAGCGTCACCTTCCCCAACAGCCTCGAAGAAACGCCCGCCCATCTGGGCTACCCGGGAGAGCAGTCGCGCCACCTGTACGGCGAGGGGCTGTTCGTCGGGTATCGGTATTACGACAAGCGCCGCATCGAACCCCGCTTTCCCTTCGGTTTCGGCCTCGGCTACAGCCGCTTCGATTATCGCGACCTGCGCGTGTCTCAGCCCAGCATCGGTCCGGGCCAGACCCTGTGGATCAGCCTGGAACTGACCAATCTCGGCCCCCGTCCCGGGCAGGAGGTGGTGCAACTCTACGTGGCGCCACCGGCTGGGGAACTGCTGCGGGAGCCCCAGGCGCTGAAGGCCTTCGCCAAGGTGGCCCTGGCCGTGGGAGAGCGCCGACGGGTCGAACTGGCGTTGGAGGCGGATGCCCTGGCCCACTACGACCCGCAACGCGGGCGCTGGGTGTTGGCCGGAGGCGTCCATCAGTTGCGTATCGGCAGCTCGTCCCGCGATGTCCGACTGGTGGGGCAGGTACGGATCAGCGCGCCGCCCTGCTATCCGGTCCTCAGCGCCGACTCCTCCCTGGCCCAGTTGCTGCGGAACCCGCCGGCCTTTGCGGCGGTGGCGCGGCTGGTGAGCCGCAAGAGCGGGGTTCCCGTGGGGCGGGTGCGTCGGCGCCTGGCGGAGCTGGCCCCCAGCTTGTTTGCGGGGCTCTACGTGAGCCTGGTGGAACTGCTCCGCCTGGAGGTCAGCGAGGCGGAGCTGGAGCGGGCGCTGCGACAGGGCCGGGAGCCGGATTAGCGGTTGCGGGGGCGACGCAACATCGGCCAGGTGCCCAGCACGGCGGGAATGCCCAGCCCCAGCCAGGCGACGGCATCCCAGCCGCCGTCCCCGAGCAGGGCGCTGAACAGGCCGGCGGCCGACAGCAGACCGATGAGGGTGGGCAGGGCGAAGGTGGATTGCCGCCAGTTCATGCGGTTGCCTCCCGTTCGATCCCTTTGTCGGCACCGCGCCGCTGGCGTGCCCACCAGAGATAGAGCCCACTGCCGAGCAGGACGATGGTGAGCAGGTCGAGTACCGCCCAGAGGATCTGCATCGGCCTCCCGCCGTAGTCGCCGAAGTGCAGCGGTTGTGACATGGCCAGGGCGTCCATGTACCAGGGGCGCTGGGCCACGGCGGTCACCGCCAGGGTACGCGCGTCGATCAGTACAGGCGTCCAGAGGTGGGCGGTGAGGTGAGAGCCGCCCACCATGAACACCGTGTAATGGTGTTCGCTGGAGAAGCGCGTGCCGGGGAAGGCGATGAAGTCCGCCTGCATCCCCGGCAAGGCATCGGCGGCGATCGCCAGCACCCTGTCGGCGGGGGCGCGTTCGGTCAGCGGTGGGGCGTTCCGGTAAGGCTCCACCAGTGCGGCCAGGGCGTCCTGGCGCCAGGCGCTGATCAGGAGGTCTGCGCAGGCGCTGATGACGCCGGTGACGCCCACTGCCATGGCCCAGGTCAGGGTGACGATGCCGATCAGGTTGTGCAGGTCCAGCCAGCGGGTGCGGGTGGAGCGCGCATGGCGCACCTCGGCGAATTTCAGCCGACGCATGAAGGGTGAGTACAGCACCACGCCAGACAGGATGGCGGCCACGAACAGCAGGCCCATGAAGGCCAGCAGCAGCTTGCCGGGCAAGCCGGCGAACAGGTCCACGTGCAGGCGCAGGATGAACATCAGGACACCGCCATTGGCCGCCGGCATGGCGACCGGCTCGCCAGTGCGGGCGTCGAGCATGAAGGTGTGGGATGAATTGGGCTCGGTGCCGGCGCTGGCAGCGGTGATGGTCACCACGCCGTTGGGTTCGTCCTTCTCGAAACCGATGTACTGCACCACTTCGCCGGGGCGATGGCGTTCGGCGGCTTCCACCAGCTGTTGCAGCCCCAGGTGGGGCGTGTCCGGCGCCATCTCGCGCAGCTCGGGAGCCTCGCCCAGCAGGTGCTCGAGTTCGTGATGGAAGATCAGGGGCAGGCCGGTAATGGCCAGCATCAGCAGGAACAGGGTGCAGACCAGGCTGGTCCAGGTGTGGACGAAGGACCAGCGGCGGATGGTGGAGGGTTTCATTGGCTTTCCAGTGGCGAAGGCCGTCACTCGGACGGCCCCGGTATTACGTGGGTTGCGATCGGCCGCCTTACCACTTGTAGCTGGCGCTGGCTACGACGCTGCGCTCGTCGCCGTAGTAGCAGTAGAAGCCGTCGCAGGTGGAGATGTAGTCCTTGTCGAACAGGTTGGTCGCGTTGAGCGCCAGCGAGGCGCCGCTGAGGCTGCTGTCCAGGCGACCGAGGTCGTAGTGCACGGCCGCATCGAACACCGTGTAGGCGTTCGCGTGGCCGAGCTCGGTGTTGGCCTGGTCGCCATAGGTGTTGCCGGTGTAGCGCGCACCGGCGGCGATGCCGAAACCATCGAGCAGCCCCTCGTGCCAGGTGTAGTCGGCCCAGACCGAGGCCTGGCGATTGGGCATCAGCTGCAGGCGCTTGCCCTTGAACTCACCGTCCTGCACCTCGGATTTCGCCTGGGTGTAGGCGGCGGTCAGCTTCAGGTTCTCGTTGACGTCGGCCACGGCTTCCAGCTCCAGGCCCTTGACCTTCACTTCGCCGGTCTGGCTGGTGACCGGGATGCCACCGATGCGGTTGGTCGCCGACACGTTCTGCTGGGTCAGGTCGTAGACCGCGGCGGTGAGCAGGATGTCGGTGCCGGGTGGCTGGTACTTGATGCCCAGCTCCCACTGCTTGCCCTCGGTCGGCTTGAACGACTCGGTCGGCGAAGCCGTGGCGTTGCTGGTCGGCTGGAAGGACTCGGCGTAGGACAGGTAGGGCACGACGCCTGAATCGAAGACGTAGCTGAGGGCCGCGTTACCGCTGAACGCCTGGTCGCGCTCGGTGTTGGTCGCATCGCCCTGGTTGAAGAACTCGGTGCCGGTGTGTACCCAGTCCTCGCGCCCGCCAAGGGTCAGGCGCCAGCGATCGAGGGCCATCTGGTCCTGGACGTACAAGCCGGTCTGGCGGGTCTTCTGGTTGTAGTCGTAGAACGCGGCGGAACGCGGCGGGCGGGTAATCGGCACGCCGTAGATCGGGTTGGTCACGTTGACGTCCGGGACCTGGCCGAAGATCGACAGGTAGTTGGTGTTGTTGCGCTGGTGGTCGAGGCCGAGCAGCAGGGTGTGGCTGATGTCGCCGGTGGTGAAATCGGCCTGGAAGTTGTTGTCCACCGCGAACTGGCTGATGTCCTCGTCCACATTGGTCGAGCTGCGGCCGGTGTTGCCGTTGTCGTCGACGACGAAGCCGAAGGCGGCGAAGGCCGGAATGTAGGAGTTGACGGTGATGGCCTGGAACGACAGGTCGGACTTGGTGTAACGCAGGTTCTGGCGGAACTGCCAGACGTCGTTGAAGCGATGCTCGAACGCATAGCCCAGCGCGTAGTAGGTGCGGTCGTAGAACTCGTAGTTCGGATCGCCCAGGTTCTTGTGGTGGGAGATCGTGCCGAACGGCATGTCGATCTTGGTGCCCTGGATCGGGCGGAACTGGCTGGTGACGCCGGTATCGTCGCGGGTGAACTGCGACAACAGGGTCAGGGTGGTATCGGCGTCGATGTTCCAGGTCAGGCTCGGTGCGACGTTGTAGCGCTTGTCTTCGATATGGTCGATCTGCGTGTCGCTGTCGCGTACCACGCCGCTGACGCCGTAGAGGAACCGGCCTTGCTCGTCGATCCTGCCGGTGCTGGCGAAGTTGATCTGGCGATGGTTGTCGCTGCCGTACTGGAGTTCGACCTCATGGCTCGACTCGGCGCTCGGACGGCGGCTGACCATGTCCAGCAGGCCGCCGGGCGGGGTCTGGCCGTACACCGACGACGCCGGGCCGCGCAGCAGGGCCAGGCGGTCCAGGTTCCAGGTCTCCGGTTTCGGGTTGGCGTACACGCCCTTGGGCAGCGGCAGGCCGTCGAGGAACTGGGTCGGCTCGAAGCCGCGCACGCGCATCCAGTCGAAGCGGGTGTCGCTGCCGTAGCTGCTGGAGACGATCCCCGGCATGTACTTCACCGCATCGTCGAGGCTGTGCACGCCACGGTCCTGCATCTGCTCGCGGGTGGCGACGGAAATCGAACGCGGGGCTTCGACCAGCGCCGTATCGGTCTTGCTCCCGGCGGCGGTGCGCTTGGCCAGGTAGCCGGTGGTCGGTCCCCAGGCCGTCTCGTAGCTGCGGCTGCCTTCGATGTTCACGTCCGGCAGGTTCAGTGCCTCGTCAGCCACCGGTGCCAGGCTGTAGCTGTCCGCGCCGATCTGTACCAGACGCAGGTCGCTGCCCTGCAGCGCGCGGGAGAGGGCCTGCAGCGGGCTCATTTCGCCCTGGATCGCCGGAGCGGTCCTGCCACTGGTCAGGGTCGGATCGACGCTGAGCACGATGCCCGCGTCGGCGGCGATGCGATTCAAGGTGCTGGCCAGTGGGGCTGCAGGCAGTCGGTAGCTTTCGGCCAGGGCCGGGTTGGACAGGCCGCCGAAGGTGACGGCCAGGGCCAGAAGCGTGCGCCGGAACGGGGTGGAGGCAAGGTGCATTACGAACATCTCCTAAGTGAGAAATCGTCTCAATGCCCTAGTGCCGAAGCAGATTGGAAAAGTGACAGGGGTGGTAGAGAAAATTTTCCGAGCGTGGCCTCGTAGGAGCCGGCTCGCCGGCGAACGGCACGGGCCGGTTCGCGAGCAAGCTCGCTCCTACAGAAGTGGCATGTCCATGACATATCCCGGCTCAGTCCTTCGCCGGCACCACCCGCACCCACCAGTCGCTGAATCGCTCGATGCGCACCGGCAGGCTCGGCGGCAGCGCGGCCAGGGCCTTGTCGCTGTCGTGGAGCGGGAAAACGCCGCTGATGCGCAGCGTGGCCAGGTCCGGGTCGAGGCCGAGATAGCCCTGTCGGTACTCGCCGAGGCGATCCACCAGCTGGCCCAGGGGCATCTCATCCGCCACCAGCAGCCCACGGCTCCAGGCATCGCTGCCCACCGGGGCGCTGCGGGTCGGCCCCAGCCGCTGGTCAGCGATCCACACCTGCTCCCCGGCGCGGATGACCCGATCGGCCGACTCGTAATGGGAGCGCGCGGCCACGGCTGACTCCAGAACCACCAGGCGAGTGGCATCGCCCTCGCGGCTCACCAGGAATCGGGTACCCAGGGGCTGCAGACGGCCCTGGTCGGTCTCCACCACGAAGGGGCGTGGATCGTCGTGGCCGGTTTCCACCAGGATTTCGCCTCCTCGCAGGTACAGGCGACGCTCCGGGCCTTCGAAGTCGACATCCAGCGCGGTGCGGCTGTTGAGTTGCACCCGGGTCTGGTCCGCGAGGCGCAGTTCGCGATGTTCGCCGCTGCCGGTACGCTCGTCCGCCAGGTAGTCACCCAGGGGGCGTTGCTGGGCCAGCAGGCCGAGGCCCAGGCCGGAGGCCAGCAGCAGGGCCAGGGCGCTGCCGGTGATGCGGTGCAGGCTGCGTCGACGGACGCCACCGCTGCGCAGCAGGGCGCGGCGCGCGGAAGGATGGGCGGCGGCGCTGAGGTGCCGGTCGATACCGCCCAGTTGCTGCCAGACGCGGGCGTGCTCGGGGTGGGCGGCCAGCCAGCGCTGGATGTCCTGGTGATCCTGCTCGGTGGCGTCTCCCGAATCGAGGCGCAGCTGCCAGGCGATGGCTTCGTCCAGGGCGCGTGCGGACACCGGGTTCATGTCGGCTCCCCATAGAGGGCGATGTAGCACTGGCGCATGCCCTGGGCCAGGTACTGGCGCACCCGGGAGGGGGAGACGCCCAGGCGCTCGGCGATCTCGGCGTGGCCCAGGCCGTCCAGGCGGTTGTAGAGGAAGGCGGCGCGAGCCTTGCTGGACAACTGGCCCAGCAGCCGGTCGATCTCCCGCAGGTTTTCCAGGATCAGGGCCTGGTCCTCGGGGCTGGGGTGCAGGTCCCGCGGCGCCAGCGCCAGTTCTTCCAGGTAGGCCCGCTCCAGGTCGTTGCGGCGGAACTGGTCCACCAGCAGGCCTCGGGCGATGGTCGCCAGCAATGCGCGGGGCTCCCGGGGAGCCTGTAGATCGGGACGCGCCAGCAGGCGCACAAAGGTGTCCTGGCTGACATCCTCGGCGCGCTGGGGGCATTGCACCGTCTTGCGCAGCCAGCCGAACAGCCAGTCGCGGTGATCGCGGTAAAGCAGCCCTACCCGATGCGGATTCGCGGGATCGCCGGCCGACACGTTGACCTCGTCGAGATGATGTGTGAGGAGTGATTAAGAACGATTCGCAATGATGGCAGAGGCGATGCCGATGCCGCAATCAGCGTCGGGGGGAAGGGCGATGGGCGGCGGTCGCGGCGGGAGGGGCGGCGAGGGGCCGCCCCGAGGACTCAGTGCTTGCTGCCGTCTTGCGGCAGGGCCAGCAGTCGCTTTTCCTGGTTCCAGTCGAAGGGTTCGTCGTTCTGCTCGGCTTCATAGCGGCGCTCGTCGAGGCGCTGGAAGAGTTCGATTTCTTCGTCGGGCATGAAGTGCAGGCAGTCGCCACCGAAGAACCAGAGCAGGTCGCGGGGCACCAGGTGGGCGATCTGCGGGTAGCGGTGGAAGACCTGGCTGATCAGGTCCTGGCCCAGGTACAGGCTGCTTTCCGGATCGCGGGGCAGTTCGTTCATCAGGTCGTCGAAGCGTTCGACGAACAGCGCGTGGTTTTCCTCCGGCACCTGTTCGGCCTCGCCCAGGGCGACCAGGATGCCACGCAGGTGGGCAAGCAGGGCGAGGTGGTGGTCGAGGTAGGCATTGGCCATGGCGGGTGTCCTGAAGCGTGATGGGGCGCGGGAGTATAAGGCCCCCCGCGCCCGCTGTCCCGCCCGGGGGCTCAGCGGATCTGGCCCGGACGATAGGCCAGCTCCTCGGGGCTGAAATCATCGACATCGATGACCCGCCGCCGCGCCGCTTCGGCGTCCCGCCACTGGTCGGCTTCCTGGGCGCTCAGCAGGCCGGCGGCCAGGGCGGCGTCCACCAGGGGTTCGCCCGCCGCCACGGTCAGCTGGCCGGATTTCAGTGCCTGGTGAACGCGCTGGCGCAGCGGCTGGCTGGCATCGACGAGGCGCCGCGCCACCTGCAGCGCGCCCACCGGGTCGCTCGCCTCCTGCGGGCGGTAGCAGCCGCTCAGCAGTTCCTCCAGGGCCGGGTCGCCGGAATCCCGGCCGATGATGGCGGCGACCTCGGCGCCCAGCGCGTCGGAGGGCCCGGAATGGCGGCGCCCCAGGGGGAACACCAGGGCGTTCAGCAAGGCGCCCAGCCAGCGGTTGGGGAAGTTGCGCAGCAGGTCGTCCAGTGCTTCCTCGGCCTTGCCGAGGGACTCCTCCAGGGCCCAGCGCACCAGGGGTTGCAGGTGCCCGGCGTAGTCGCGGTCGTGGTAGCGCTTCAAGGCCGCCGAGGCCAGGTAGAGATGGCTGAGGACATCGCCAAGGCGCGCCGACAGGCGCTCGCGGCGCTTCAGTTCGCCGCCCAGCAGCAACATGCTGCTGTCCGCCAGCAGTGCGAAGGCGGCGCTCAGGCGGTCCAGGGCACGGAACCAGGGGCGGGTGAGGTTATCCCCGGGGGCGTTGCCGACCCGCCCGAGGCTGAGCCCCAGCAGCAGGCTGCTGGCGGCGTTGCTGACGGCGAAACCGAGGTGCTGGAGCAGCAGGTCGTCGAACTCCGCCAGGGCGCGGTCCTGGTCCTCGCGGCTGGCCAGGGTCATTTCCCGGAGGACGAAGGGATGGCTGCGGATGGCGCCCTGGCCGAAGATCATCAGGTTGCGCGTGAGGATATTGGCCCCCTCCACGGTGATGGAGATGGGCGCGCATTGCCAGGCGCGGCCCAGGTAGTTGTTCGGGCCGAGGATGATGCCCTTGCCGCCGTGGACATCCATGGCGTGGCCGATGCATTCGCGGCCGCGCTCGGTGAGGTGGTACTTGAGGATGGCCGAGAGCACCGAGGGTCGTTCGCCCTGGTCCACCGCACTGGCGGTGAGGATGCGCGCGCTGTCCATGAGCCAGGCGTTGCCTGCGATGCGCGCCAGGGCTTCCTGGATGCCCTCGAAGGCGGCCAGCGGGACGTTGAACTGCTCGCGCAGCTGGCAGTACTGGCCGCTCACCAGGCTGCTGGCCTTGGCCGCGCCGGTGGCGGCCGCCGGCAGGGAGATGGAGCGGCCCACGGACAGGCAGTTCATCAGCATCATCCAGCCCTTGCCGAGCATGTCGCGGCCACCGATCACCTGGTCCAGGGGGATGAACACGTCCTGGCCGGCGTTGGGGCCGTTCATGAAGGCGGCGCCCAGGGGCAGGTGCCGGCGGCCGATCTCCACGCCGGGGGTGTCGGTGGGAATCAGCGCCAGGCTGATGCCGAGGTCGTCCACGTCGCCCAGCAGGTGCTCCGGGTCATGGGCCTTGAAGGCCAGGCCCAGCAGCGTGGCGATGGGGCTGAGGGTGATGTAGCGCTTCTCCCAGGTGAGGCGCAGGCCAAGCACCTCTTCGCCCTGCCACTGGCCCTTGCAGACGATGCCCACATCGGGCATCGCGCCGGCGTCGGAGCCCGCCAGGGGGGAGGTGAGGGCGAAGCAGGGGATCTCCTCGCCGCTGGCCAGGCGCGGCAGGTAGTGCCGGCGCTGCTCGTCGGTGCCGTAGTGCAGCAGCAGTTCGGCCGGACCGAGGGAGTTGGGCACCATCACGGTGGAGGCCAGGTCGCCGCTGCGGGTCGCCAGCTTCATCGCCACCTGGGAGTGGGCGTAGGCGGAAAAGCCCTTGCCGCCGAACTCCTTGGGAATGATCAGGGCGAAGAAGCCGTGGCGGCGGATGTGCTCCCAGGCCTCCGGCGGCAGGTCGAGGCGCTGGCCGATGTCCCAGTCGCGGACCAGCGCGCAGAGTTCCTCGGTGGGGCCGTCGAGAAAGGCCTGCTCCTCCTCGGTCAGCTGCGGGCGCGGCGAGTCCAGCAGCCGGCGCCAGTCCGGCCGGCCGCTGAACAGCTCGCCGTCCCACCAGACGGTGCCGGCCTCGATGGCGTCCCGCTCGGTGTCCGACAGGGGCGGCAGGACCTTGCGGAACCAGGCGAACAGGGGCGCCGTGAGGTACTTGCGGCGCAGGTCGGGAAGGGCCAGGGGCAGCGCCACCAGCAGCCAGAGCGCCCAGAGCGCCAATTGCAACCCGCCAGGGGCCGGACTGAACGCGCCCATCAGCACCAGGAAGCCGGCGCAGAGGCCCAGGGCGGGCCAGGGCGCGGTACGACGGTGGGCGAGGCAGGCGACGGCCAGGACCAGGGCGATCAACCAGATGAACGTCATGCTCGATCCTCCTTGAAGGTGAAACCGCCCAGAGCTTAGTCGCCCCGGGGCGCCAGCGCCGACCCCGTCCGGCAGGCGGTCAGTCCGTTCGTTCGCCAGGGTGTGCGCTACAGGGAGCATCTGGCGGACCAGGGTCGATTCGCCGACCTGCCCGAAGGGCTGTTCTTCGGTCATCTGCAACGGGTCTATCCGCACCTGTTCGCCGAAGGCTCGCCGTTCATGCGTGGAGACCTGCGTGGTGACCTGCATGCCGAGGCCCTGGCAGCGAGCTGACGCACAGTTTCATGAGGAAAGTTTGCCGGGCGCTTTGCCCACGCCCGGCCCGCCGGTAGCATCGTCGCATTGCACAGGGAGCGACGAATGCGAACCAAACTGGATGCCTGCCTGAACGCCGTCAACCAGGTCCTTTTGGGCAAGGAAACCCAGGTCCGCCTGGCCCTGGCCTGCCTGCTGGCCCGTGGACACCTGCTGATCGAAGACCTGCCCGGCATGGGCAAGACCACCCTGGGGCACGCCCTGGCCAAGGTGCTGGGGCTGAGCTTTCAGCGCATCCAGTTCACCTCCGACCTGCTGCCCGGGGACATCCTCGGCACCTCGGTGTTCGACAAGGACAGCGGCCAGTTCGTCTTCCACCCGGGTCCGGTGTTCGCCGAGCTGGTGCTGGCGGACGAGATCAACCGCGCCACCCCCAAGAGCCAGAGTGCGCTGCTGGAGGCCATGGAGGAGGGGCAGGTGACCATCGAGGGTGCCACCCGGCCGCTGCCGGAGCCCTTCTTCGTCATCGCCACCCAGAACCCCGTGAGCCAGGGCGGCACCTTCGCCCTGCCGGAATCCCAGCTGGACCGCTTCCTCATGCGCCTGTCCCTCGGCTACCCGGCGCGAGCGGCGGAGAAGGCGCTGCTCCAGGGCGAGGCGCGGCGGGAATTGCTGCCGCGCCTGGAACCCATCTTCACCCATGCCGAGCTGGGCCTGATCCAGGCCGAGGTGCCCAAGGTGGTCGCTCGCGATGCCCTGGTGGACTACGTGCTGCGGCTGGTGGACGCCACGCGCAGCCAGCCGCAGTTCGCCTGGGGGCTGTCGCCCCGGGCCAGCCTGGCGCTGCTGTCGGCCGCCCGGGCCTGGGCGTTGCTGGCCGGGCGTGACTACGTCATTCCCGAGGACGTGCAGGCGGTGCTGCCGGCGGTGGTGGGACACCGACTGCGGGAGCGCGCCGACCCCTCCGGCCACGGCGGCGGCGCCCTGGTGCAGTGGCTGCTGCGCGAAGTGCCGGCGGTCTGATGCTCCAGGCCCGTTGGGACCGCTGGCTGGCCCGTCGCATCCCGCCCGCCAGCCAGGTGCGCCTGGACCAGCGACGCATCTTCATCCTGCCCACCCGCGCCGGCCTGGCGTTCGGCGTCGCCCTGGTTCCCATGCTGCTGGTGGCCATCAACTACCAAAACAGCCTGGCCTACGCCCTGACCTTCCTCCTGCTCTCGGTCTTCCTGGTGGCCATTCTCCATACCTACCGCAACCTCGGCGGGCTCAGGCTCAAGGCCGGGGGCTGCGCGCCGGTGTTCCTCGGCGAGCAGGCGCATTTCCGGGTCACCCTGGAAAGCGGCGGACGCGAGCACCAGGCCATCGCCGTCGGCTGGCCGCCGCAGCCGTTGCAGTTGGCCGACGTGCCCGCCAATGGCGCCGCCGACCTGGAACTGCACCTGCCCACCCAGCGGCGCGGCTGGCTGCGGCCCCGGCGCCTGCGGGTGGAGAGCCGGTTCCCCGTGGGGCTGCTGGTGGCCTGGAGCTGGGTGGACCTGGACCAGGCGCTGCTGGTCTATCCGCGACCGCTGGAAGGCGACCTGCCGCTGCAGCCCGGCTCCGGCGACGATCAGGGCGAGGAGGGCGCGCTGGCCCTGGGCGCCGGCGCCGACGATTACCAGGGCCTGCGCAGCTACCAGCCCGGCGATTCCCGGCGCCGCCTGCACTGGAAGGCCTATTCCCGGGGGCAGGGATTGTTCGTCAAGGAGTTCGCCGCGCTGGCTGGCCGCGACGTCTGGCTGGACCTGGCGCAACTGGACGGCGACCTGGAACGCCGCCTGGGCCTGCTCTGCCACTGGGTGCTGCAGTTCTCCGCCCGTGGCCAGCCCTTCGGCCTGCGCCTGGGGGCGCAGGAGGTGCCGCCGGACAGCGGTGACGTCCACCGCGAGGCCTGCCTGCGCGCCCTGGCGCTGTTCGGAGGCGGGCAATGACTGCCCAGCCCATCACCCGGATCGGCCTCGGCTGGCTGCTGGTGGCCCAGGTGCTGGTGATCCTGCCGCACATCCCGCACCTGCCGTACTGGATAGTCGCCATGTGGCTGGGATGCGCCGCCTGGCGGGTGCAGATCTACCGCATGCGCGCGCGTTTCCCCGGCGCCCTGGTCAAGGCCGGCCTGATCCTGGCGGTGGCCCTCGGCGTGTTCTTCTCCCGGGGCACCCTGGTGGGGCTGGAGGCCGCCGTGGTGCTGCTGGTGGCGGTGTTCATCCTCAAGCTGGTGGAACTGCGCAGCCAGCGCGACGCCCTGGTGCTGATCCTCCTGGGCTTCTTCACCCAGGTCACCGCCTACCTGTTCAACGACGGCATGCTGGCCGCCCTCTACAGCCTGTTGCCCCTCTGCGCGCTGCTGGCGGCCCTGGTCGGCCTGCAACAGAGCCGGTTCGCCGCGCGTCCGCTGGTGCCGCTGAAGGCCGCCTCCGCACTCCTGCTGCAGGCCGTGCCGCTGATGATCCTGCTGTTCCTGTTCTTCCCGCGCCTGGGTCCGCTCTGGTCGTTGCCGCTGCCCAACGACAAGGGCGTCACCGGACTGTCGGACACCATGAGTCCGGCGGATATCGCCGAACTCAGCCAGTCCGGCGAACTGGCCTTCCGCGCCAGTTTCGAGGGCCCGATCCCGCCCCAGGCCCAGCTCTACTGGCGCGCCCTGACCCTGGAACGCTTCGATGGACGACGCTGGTCCCAGTCCCTGGGTGCCCAGCACGGCGCTCCGGCCCAGTGGGTCAGGCAGGGCGAGCCCTTGCGCTACAGCATCGTCATGCAGCCCAGCGGTCGACCCTGGCTCTTCGCCCTCGACGTGGGGCAGACCCCGGAGCGCGACGTGCGGCCCAGGGCCGATTTCCGCCTGGAGCGACGCCGGCCGGTGGACCGCTCGCTGCTCTATGAGGTGACCTCCTGGCCCCAGGCGATCCGCGAGCCCCAGGGCGATCCCGCCGCCCTGCGCCGCGCCCTGCAGTTGCCCGAGGGCGGCGATCCCCGCAGCCGCGCCTGGGCCGCCGAGCTCAGGCAGCGCCATGCCGATCCCCAGCGACTGGTGGACAGCCTGCTGAGCCATTTCAACCGCGAGCCCTATGTCTACACCCTGCGGCCACCGCCCCTGGGCGCCGACAGCATCGACGCCTTTCTCTTCGA
This genomic window from Pseudomonas furukawaii contains:
- a CDS encoding beta-glucosidase — protein: MDEDIRARLGAMNLEEKVRLLGGDGLWRTQALPRLGIAAVLMTDGTQGVRYSIGQIDGGEGWGLDAALRADDLEGRADAGVEALFGLARQATCFPSGSCLGCCWDPALLREMGHALAEECQEMGVGLLLGPGVNLRRTPLAGRGYEYYAEDPLLTGELAAALIEGLQARGVGACLKHLACNNSEYRRTEMDSVVAERPLRELYLRSFQHVLERVEPWALMSAYNRLNGTQAAEHPWLLTRVLREEWGYQGPVISDWHGIKDRPAALLAGNDLAMPESRRQHEALLEAVLDGSVPRETLDRSCERVLRLVARVEAGRRPDARADHLAHHRLARRLAAESLVLLKNEDDVLPIGDEVRRIAVIGSPALQPVIQGSGCATTRARHLDVPLEEIRALAGDARQVEYAMGTGADGAMDPLAEAEAMTLARRADLVVLFVSTPVGMDGENGDRRDLDILPAHARLLDAVAGVQSRLVVVLSSGDAVLMPWLEQVRALLLTFFGGQGMGHAVAEVLFGRTNPSGRLSVTFPNSLEETPAHLGYPGEQSRHLYGEGLFVGYRYYDKRRIEPRFPFGFGLGYSRFDYRDLRVSQPSIGPGQTLWISLELTNLGPRPGQEVVQLYVAPPAGELLREPQALKAFAKVALAVGERRRVELALEADALAHYDPQRGRWVLAGGVHQLRIGSSSRDVRLVGQVRISAPPCYPVLSADSSLAQLLRNPPAFAAVARLVSRKSGVPVGRVRRRLAELAPSLFAGLYVSLVELLRLEVSEAELERALRQGREPD
- a CDS encoding PepSY-associated TM helix domain-containing protein, translated to MKPSTIRRWSFVHTWTSLVCTLFLLMLAITGLPLIFHHELEHLLGEAPELREMAPDTPHLGLQQLVEAAERHRPGEVVQYIGFEKDEPNGVVTITAASAGTEPNSSHTFMLDARTGEPVAMPAANGGVLMFILRLHVDLFAGLPGKLLLAFMGLLFVAAILSGVVLYSPFMRRLKFAEVRHARSTRTRWLDLHNLIGIVTLTWAMAVGVTGVISACADLLISAWRQDALAALVEPYRNAPPLTERAPADRVLAIAADALPGMQADFIAFPGTRFSSEHHYTVFMVGGSHLTAHLWTPVLIDARTLAVTAVAQRPWYMDALAMSQPLHFGDYGGRPMQILWAVLDLLTIVLLGSGLYLWWARQRRGADKGIEREATA
- a CDS encoding TonB-dependent siderophore receptor, coding for MHLASTPFRRTLLALAVTFGGLSNPALAESYRLPAAPLASTLNRIAADAGIVLSVDPTLTSGRTAPAIQGEMSPLQALSRALQGSDLRLVQIGADSYSLAPVADEALNLPDVNIEGSRSYETAWGPTTGYLAKRTAAGSKTDTALVEAPRSISVATREQMQDRGVHSLDDAVKYMPGIVSSSYGSDTRFDWMRVRGFEPTQFLDGLPLPKGVYANPKPETWNLDRLALLRGPASSVYGQTPPGGLLDMVSRRPSAESSHEVELQYGSDNHRQINFASTGRIDEQGRFLYGVSGVVRDSDTQIDHIEDKRYNVAPSLTWNIDADTTLTLLSQFTRDDTGVTSQFRPIQGTKIDMPFGTISHHKNLGDPNYEFYDRTYYALGYAFEHRFNDVWQFRQNLRYTKSDLSFQAITVNSYIPAFAAFGFVVDDNGNTGRSSTNVDEDISQFAVDNNFQADFTTGDISHTLLLGLDHQRNNTNYLSIFGQVPDVNVTNPIYGVPITRPPRSAAFYDYNQKTRQTGLYVQDQMALDRWRLTLGGREDWVHTGTEFFNQGDATNTERDQAFSGNAALSYVFDSGVVPYLSYAESFQPTSNATASPTESFKPTEGKQWELGIKYQPPGTDILLTAAVYDLTQQNVSATNRIGGIPVTSQTGEVKVKGLELEAVADVNENLKLTAAYTQAKSEVQDGEFKGKRLQLMPNRQASVWADYTWHEGLLDGFGIAAGARYTGNTYGDQANTELGHANAYTVFDAAVHYDLGRLDSSLSGASLALNATNLFDKDYISTCDGFYCYYGDERSVVASASYKW
- a CDS encoding FecR domain-containing protein, which gives rise to MNPVSARALDEAIAWQLRLDSGDATEQDHQDIQRWLAAHPEHARVWQQLGGIDRHLSAAAHPSARRALLRSGGVRRRSLHRITGSALALLLASGLGLGLLAQQRPLGDYLADERTGSGEHRELRLADQTRVQLNSRTALDVDFEGPERRLYLRGGEILVETGHDDPRPFVVETDQGRLQPLGTRFLVSREGDATRLVVLESAVAARSHYESADRVIRAGEQVWIADQRLGPTRSAPVGSDAWSRGLLVADEMPLGQLVDRLGEYRQGYLGLDPDLATLRISGVFPLHDSDKALAALPPSLPVRIERFSDWWVRVVPAKD
- a CDS encoding RNA polymerase sigma factor, which produces MSAGDPANPHRVGLLYRDHRDWLFGWLRKTVQCPQRAEDVSQDTFVRLLARPDLQAPREPRALLATIARGLLVDQFRRNDLERAYLEELALAPRDLHPSPEDQALILENLREIDRLLGQLSSKARAAFLYNRLDGLGHAEIAERLGVSPSRVRQYLAQGMRQCYIALYGEPT